A genomic segment from Gemmatimonadota bacterium encodes:
- a CDS encoding zinc-dependent metalloprotease, giving the protein MRNILLKSHAVRPLAASLLGMLALGGCHASRPPGVAPAAVRSESPARPVATLSASGIDSGHSASGNTRIRPYSAVVMRGAVTRSGFFTTHTVGDRLLFEIPRSAMNVDMLQLGRFARAAAAVPSSASEYGGDQFSERTIRWDRIGNRVFLRSPSYSIMADSTLPIYRAIQGSNYPPIIAAFDVLAYGPDSAAVIDVTKLFTTSVPEFAALHGQIDPQRSFIERVVAFPDNVEVEATQTVTPNSSQLTSLARTAVPTRSVLAHWSMIRLPEHPMMPRLADDRIGFYSRTRVDFGTSADRAVDQRYIGRWRLEKKFPDSAVSVPVHPIVYYIDPATPDKWKPWIRKGVEAWQPAFEAAGFRHAIIALDPPANDPDWSAEDIRHTVIRWMPSTTENAASDGTRDIRTGEVLNGSVRIFHNIMNITRDWYLTQVAPLDPRVQHGEFPDSLMGRLLQYIVSHEVGHTIGLYHNHKSSSLYPVDSLRSRRWLAKMGHTASVMDYSRFNYVAQPEDSIPLSDLIPRVGPADTYTVKWGYTPIPGATTPDAERPTLDRWARMQDSIPWLRFGHSTEVYTTANVDPGDETEAVGDADAVKATGYGLRNIRRIVPMLLAMTTKPTEDNSQLRELYTRLVNQWRIELTHVVNVVGGSDVQTKYGSQPGPVYTPVPRARQIAAIQFLNRNAFQTPAFLFDESITRRLEPTGTLLRISSIQARLLSALLQNARLARLREYAAMDPATSYSLDEMLGDVRHGVWSELSAPRVSISPERRALQQSYLIDLAGKVNPPAGSGPRAGTTGALTDAPNEPDVQSILRGELVDLRREIERALPRASDRDTRLHLLDARARIGRILEPK; this is encoded by the coding sequence ATGAGGAACATCCTCCTGAAATCACATGCTGTTCGCCCCCTTGCGGCTTCGCTGCTCGGTATGCTCGCTCTTGGAGGCTGTCACGCCTCGCGGCCGCCTGGAGTTGCACCGGCAGCCGTCAGGAGCGAGTCGCCCGCGCGGCCAGTTGCGACATTGTCTGCATCCGGCATCGACTCCGGTCACAGCGCCAGCGGCAATACGAGGATCCGGCCCTACAGCGCCGTCGTGATGCGCGGTGCCGTGACACGCTCGGGCTTCTTCACCACGCACACGGTGGGCGACCGGCTGCTCTTCGAGATTCCCCGGTCTGCGATGAACGTCGACATGCTGCAGCTTGGCCGCTTTGCCCGTGCAGCCGCAGCCGTTCCGTCCAGCGCATCGGAATATGGCGGTGATCAGTTCAGCGAACGCACCATTCGCTGGGACAGAATAGGGAACCGGGTCTTTCTGCGCTCACCGTCGTATTCGATAATGGCGGACAGCACGCTTCCCATATACCGCGCAATACAGGGAAGTAACTACCCGCCGATAATCGCCGCATTCGACGTACTTGCATACGGACCGGACAGCGCCGCCGTGATCGACGTCACAAAGCTCTTCACGACTTCAGTTCCGGAATTTGCGGCACTGCACGGCCAGATCGATCCGCAGCGATCGTTCATCGAGCGCGTGGTCGCGTTTCCAGACAACGTGGAAGTCGAAGCGACGCAAACGGTAACGCCCAACAGTTCCCAGCTCACGTCGCTGGCACGTACTGCGGTGCCCACGCGAAGCGTACTTGCACACTGGAGCATGATCCGGCTTCCGGAGCATCCGATGATGCCGCGGCTCGCCGACGATCGCATCGGTTTCTACTCGCGGACGCGCGTCGATTTCGGAACCAGCGCCGACCGCGCCGTGGACCAGCGTTACATCGGCCGCTGGCGCCTCGAGAAGAAGTTTCCCGACTCCGCCGTTTCGGTGCCCGTGCATCCGATCGTCTATTACATCGATCCGGCGACGCCCGACAAGTGGAAACCCTGGATCAGGAAGGGAGTGGAAGCGTGGCAGCCCGCGTTCGAAGCGGCGGGATTTCGGCACGCGATCATCGCGCTCGATCCGCCCGCCAATGATCCGGACTGGTCTGCCGAAGATATCAGACACACCGTCATCCGATGGATGCCGTCTACTACGGAAAATGCCGCAAGCGATGGCACTCGCGACATTCGTACCGGCGAAGTGCTGAACGGATCCGTGCGCATTTTCCACAACATCATGAACATCACGCGCGACTGGTATCTCACACAGGTCGCGCCACTCGATCCCCGGGTGCAGCACGGGGAGTTTCCGGATTCGCTGATGGGTCGGCTGCTACAGTACATCGTGTCCCACGAAGTGGGCCATACCATCGGACTGTACCACAACCACAAGTCGAGCTCGCTGTATCCCGTTGACTCGCTTCGCTCGCGTAGGTGGCTGGCCAAAATGGGGCACACGGCATCCGTGATGGACTACTCTCGGTTCAATTACGTCGCGCAACCCGAAGATTCCATACCTCTGTCCGACCTCATCCCGCGTGTGGGTCCCGCTGACACCTACACAGTGAAATGGGGCTACACACCCATTCCCGGCGCCACTACGCCGGATGCGGAACGACCGACTCTCGATCGATGGGCACGAATGCAGGATTCGATTCCGTGGCTCCGGTTCGGTCACTCGACGGAAGTCTATACCACCGCGAACGTCGATCCAGGTGACGAGACGGAAGCCGTTGGCGACGCTGACGCCGTCAAGGCGACTGGTTACGGTCTCAGGAACATTCGCCGAATCGTGCCGATGCTGCTCGCGATGACGACAAAGCCAACCGAGGACAATTCACAGCTGCGGGAGTTGTACACTCGCCTCGTCAATCAGTGGCGCATCGAGCTGACGCACGTTGTGAATGTTGTCGGTGGTTCCGACGTTCAGACGAAATACGGGAGCCAGCCAGGCCCCGTATACACGCCTGTGCCCAGGGCCAGGCAGATTGCAGCCATCCAATTCCTGAACCGAAACGCGTTCCAGACCCCGGCCTTCCTGTTCGACGAAAGCATCACCCGCCGGCTGGAACCCACCGGAACTCTGCTGCGCATCTCCTCGATTCAGGCTCGACTTCTCTCGGCGCTGCTCCAGAATGCACGACTGGCGCGGCTGCGCGAATACGCCGCGATGGACCCTGCGACCTCCTATTCACTCGATGAGATGCTCGGCGATGTTCGCCATGGCGTCTGGAGCGAACTCTCAGCACCAAGGGTATCGATCAGCCCGGAGCGCAGGGCTCTCCAGCAGAGCTATCTCATCGACCTGGCAGGCAAGGTCAATCCGCCGGCGGGTTCGGGCCCGCGGGCTGGCACGACCGGCGCCCTGACCGACGCGCCGAACGAGCCGGACGTTCAGTCGATCCTGCGCGGAGAGCTGGTCGATCTCAGACGCGAGATCGAGCGGGCGCTCCCGCGAGCGTCCGACCGTGATACCCGGCTGCACCTGCTCGATGCCCGGGCCCGTATCGGGCGCATTCTGGAGCCAAAATGA
- a CDS encoding PepSY-associated TM helix domain-containing protein, whose protein sequence is MTSSVDREGGAGTVARVRGVRRGRLWSVMFLLHQVLGIASGLIVAVVCLTGAILVFKVEIIAAMHPARVHLASGGIRGGTALGVDALADSVSRQSRSHLETVTLYSGPQRPEIFTLANGRRMYVNQYTGRVVDVQRGDERFFVITEAIHRRLLAGEIGRRVVGIATVCFVVILMSGVVIWWPRTVRMLRTRLTFKHPTGWKRRNYDLHVVLGIYSTVILLVVGATGLVWSFRTIGNAVDGMTPRGKATPTPPHSMPSSGGTPISLANAFRAAGVALGPTTTLVLYLPETPRDAFTVMGLPPDAPYRQAMDIVYLDQFSGRALRVDRFRDRPLGELLRRGTNPVHVGTLYGLPSEIAAFLACLIGTIAPITGVIIWINRRWPRAFNARRASHT, encoded by the coding sequence GTGACGTCGTCAGTGGACCGGGAAGGCGGCGCAGGAACGGTCGCTCGTGTGCGCGGTGTGCGGCGCGGGCGACTGTGGTCCGTCATGTTTCTGCTGCACCAGGTGCTCGGGATCGCGAGCGGGCTCATCGTGGCGGTCGTCTGCCTCACCGGCGCGATTCTCGTCTTCAAGGTCGAGATCATCGCAGCGATGCATCCCGCGCGAGTGCACCTTGCGTCCGGCGGCATTCGTGGCGGAACCGCACTCGGAGTCGATGCCCTCGCCGACTCGGTGTCGCGCCAATCGCGATCACATCTCGAAACAGTGACGCTGTATTCCGGCCCGCAAAGGCCGGAGATCTTCACGCTTGCCAACGGCCGCCGGATGTACGTGAACCAGTACACCGGTCGTGTCGTGGATGTGCAGCGTGGAGACGAGCGATTCTTCGTGATCACCGAGGCGATACACCGGCGCTTGCTGGCCGGTGAGATCGGGCGGAGAGTCGTCGGTATTGCTACAGTCTGCTTCGTCGTCATCCTGATGAGCGGAGTCGTGATCTGGTGGCCCCGCACGGTGCGCATGCTCCGCACTCGTCTCACGTTCAAGCATCCCACCGGCTGGAAGCGGCGCAATTACGACCTGCACGTCGTGCTCGGCATCTATTCGACCGTGATTCTGCTTGTTGTCGGCGCAACTGGACTGGTCTGGTCATTCAGGACTATCGGCAATGCGGTCGATGGAATGACGCCGCGCGGGAAAGCCACGCCGACACCTCCGCATTCGATGCCATCATCGGGTGGCACGCCCATCTCGCTCGCGAACGCATTCCGAGCAGCCGGTGTCGCACTCGGGCCCACGACGACGCTCGTTCTCTACCTCCCCGAGACGCCGCGTGATGCGTTCACGGTTATGGGGCTTCCACCCGACGCTCCATATCGTCAGGCGATGGACATAGTGTATCTGGATCAGTTCAGCGGACGCGCACTGCGGGTAGATCGATTTCGTGATCGCCCCCTGGGTGAACTGCTGCGCCGCGGAACGAACCCGGTGCACGTGGGAACACTGTACGGGCTGCCGAGTGAAATCGCGGCGTTTCTGGCCTGTCTCATCGGAACCATCGCGCCGATCACGGGCGTCATCATCTGGATAAACCGCCGCTGGCCGCGCGCGTTCAATGCGCGGCGCGCGAGTCACACATGA
- a CDS encoding TonB-dependent receptor, whose protein sequence is MIKTGRSAGWCLALVFAVMVPPLSGQALGRGSAVAESASYRSASAAQLQATTISLDLDDVTVRAALRAVADDAGLRVLVRDDILPSGRISAHIHDASVEDAVRQVLLGTNLVARITSTGLIVVTTQSSIAAAAAPGSIAGTIVDASTKRPIVGATVTLDSSEKVLISGDDGKFRFINVTPGEHTLAVRRLGYVPSTRRVTVGDGVAATLSISLQVAANTLDQVVVTGTVVATERKAVPNAMTVITAQDIERRGVTDFDQLFRGEVPGVFDQSRGAGGTSTNGYGLSYMTARGVSTVGSTAIATVTPIKTYVDGVEIAYPFYLSAIDPRTIERMELIPGPQASTIYGSGALGGVLQIFTKRGDGPAGRPKVMLNLQTGAIQSSYSNSLTPRHDISGQFSGQDASGFSYSGGGGYKYTGQWLPNLYTRDANGYVAARYEPSSTLSADVSVRASQRASGGNSYTFLVEGQRAGLYAYNPGSFAPSNVTYSVKTQTAGVGLSWKPTSWWQHRVNVGTDETNQASYKNAPTFLTASDTFQTAVLIPVRKQTVQYSTTVQGRFNDQVGGNLTAGADAMQYETTTSVATTPSLTGTLSGGASAPPFISRTTETNRGAFAQTQLDFWKTLYLTAGLRAEKNSNYGRSYGVNYAPRYGASVVHALGPVTAKLRAAYGRATRAPSSGARQAVFLTNATYGTYQSQIAAPQLAPEFQAGTEGGLELYFSGHGSLQITRYDQHVDNLIIGIPVDSVRSLNPNTAGNYLYATVSQRMNVGAVRNTGWEGQGTVNLPAGLSMTGTLSNTITRFQHLNSSYQCAAAGTPSGDQCLYPGAGLFNMAEHTGALSANYANARINLNTSMSYIGPRHFAYDIGDYYAATSGRLSTSTFTYVPVTAPGYETFDVRGAYQLTPKMQATVTVQNAGNNHDGDYTGRRFLPTIGRTTMFGIRITN, encoded by the coding sequence ATGATCAAAACAGGTCGATCGGCCGGCTGGTGTCTCGCGTTGGTGTTTGCGGTGATGGTTCCTCCGCTCTCCGGCCAGGCTTTGGGTCGCGGATCCGCGGTCGCGGAGTCTGCATCATATCGGTCGGCGAGCGCCGCTCAGTTACAGGCGACCACGATATCTCTCGATCTGGACGATGTTACCGTCAGAGCTGCGTTGCGCGCAGTCGCGGACGACGCAGGACTCCGCGTTCTGGTGCGAGACGATATCCTGCCATCGGGTCGGATTTCGGCGCACATCCATGATGCATCCGTCGAGGACGCCGTTCGCCAGGTTCTTCTTGGTACGAACCTGGTTGCTCGCATCACATCGACCGGACTGATCGTAGTCACGACTCAGTCGAGCATCGCAGCTGCTGCAGCGCCGGGATCCATCGCAGGAACGATCGTGGATGCAAGTACGAAGCGACCCATCGTCGGAGCCACCGTCACGCTCGATAGCTCGGAAAAGGTGTTGATCTCAGGCGATGATGGAAAATTCCGGTTCATCAATGTCACGCCGGGTGAACACACGCTGGCAGTGCGCCGGCTCGGCTACGTCCCGTCCACCCGGCGGGTGACGGTTGGCGACGGCGTCGCGGCAACGCTCAGTATCTCGCTTCAGGTCGCTGCCAATACTCTGGATCAGGTCGTGGTGACCGGCACCGTCGTGGCGACGGAACGCAAGGCTGTTCCCAATGCGATGACTGTCATTACCGCTCAGGACATCGAGCGTCGCGGCGTCACCGACTTCGACCAGCTGTTTCGCGGTGAGGTACCGGGCGTCTTCGACCAGAGCAGGGGTGCGGGCGGAACATCCACGAACGGTTACGGGTTGAGTTACATGACCGCGCGTGGGGTGAGCACTGTTGGAAGCACGGCGATCGCGACCGTCACACCAATCAAGACTTACGTGGATGGGGTGGAAATAGCGTACCCGTTCTATCTGTCGGCAATCGATCCGCGCACGATCGAACGTATGGAGCTGATTCCGGGCCCACAGGCGAGTACGATCTACGGATCCGGCGCGCTGGGCGGCGTGCTGCAGATATTCACGAAGCGCGGCGATGGTCCGGCAGGACGCCCCAAGGTCATGCTGAACCTGCAGACTGGCGCGATACAGAGCAGCTACAGCAACTCTCTCACGCCGCGCCACGACATCTCGGGCCAGTTCTCCGGTCAGGACGCAAGCGGGTTCTCGTATTCGGGCGGCGGTGGCTACAAGTACACTGGTCAGTGGCTTCCCAATCTTTACACCCGCGACGCGAATGGCTATGTCGCAGCGCGGTATGAGCCGAGCAGTACGCTCAGCGCCGACGTGTCGGTCCGTGCGTCTCAGCGGGCCAGCGGCGGCAATTCATACACGTTTCTTGTAGAGGGCCAACGCGCCGGACTGTACGCCTACAATCCCGGCAGTTTCGCGCCGAGCAACGTAACCTACTCGGTCAAGACGCAGACGGCCGGCGTGGGTCTGTCGTGGAAGCCAACTTCCTGGTGGCAGCATCGCGTCAATGTTGGAACCGACGAGACGAACCAGGCATCCTACAAGAATGCGCCGACATTCCTCACCGCGTCGGATACGTTCCAGACGGCGGTACTCATTCCTGTGCGGAAGCAGACCGTTCAATACAGCACGACCGTACAGGGGCGATTCAACGATCAGGTTGGAGGCAACCTGACGGCCGGTGCCGACGCGATGCAGTACGAGACGACTACATCCGTGGCGACGACGCCCTCGTTGACCGGTACGCTCAGCGGAGGTGCAAGTGCACCTCCGTTCATCTCGCGCACAACCGAAACCAACCGCGGCGCATTCGCACAGACGCAGCTGGATTTCTGGAAGACGCTGTATCTCACGGCCGGACTCCGTGCAGAGAAGAATTCCAATTACGGAAGATCGTATGGTGTGAACTACGCGCCACGTTATGGAGCCAGCGTGGTTCACGCGCTCGGGCCTGTCACGGCGAAGCTCAGGGCGGCATACGGAAGGGCAACTCGCGCACCGTCATCCGGCGCGCGACAGGCGGTGTTCCTGACCAATGCCACGTATGGCACATATCAGTCGCAAATCGCTGCACCGCAACTCGCACCCGAATTCCAGGCTGGTACCGAAGGCGGTCTGGAACTGTACTTCTCCGGGCACGGAAGCCTCCAGATCACGCGCTATGACCAGCACGTCGACAATCTCATCATCGGGATACCTGTCGATAGTGTCCGGTCGCTGAACCCGAATACCGCCGGGAATTATCTGTACGCAACGGTATCACAGCGCATGAACGTGGGTGCCGTACGCAACACCGGATGGGAAGGACAGGGAACAGTCAACCTTCCTGCAGGGCTCAGCATGACCGGCACGCTGTCCAATACGATTACACGCTTCCAGCATCTCAACTCATCGTACCAGTGTGCCGCCGCCGGAACGCCAAGCGGGGACCAGTGCCTGTATCCCGGTGCGGGACTGTTCAACATGGCGGAGCATACCGGTGCGCTCTCGGCCAACTATGCAAACGCGCGCATCAATCTCAATACGTCCATGTCATACATCGGGCCGCGACATTTTGCGTATGACATCGGCGACTACTATGCCGCGACGAGCGGAAGATTGTCGACCAGCACCTTCACGTATGTGCCAGTGACCGCTCCGGGCTATGAGACGTTCGATGTACGCGGTGCCTATCAGCTGACGCCGAAAATGCAGGCTACCGTCACGGTTCAGAACGCCGGCAACAATCACGATGGCGATTACACCGGCAGGCGCTTCCTGCCGACCATCGGCAGAACTACGATGTTCGGCATCCGCATCACGAACTGA
- a CDS encoding FecR domain-containing protein: MTRSKDFDAAMAARYLSGESTPAESALVDAWIASDPGKRAEFDEIRRAWSASFPLERSIDVDEAWARTAARMHRSERATPAPAHAEHALVLHTAPVRSDAFADEKPRRSRRPYSGVFRLTHADRSIGLRAAAAAVVLAGAGVAYVQLAARLRDRDVPARTTREFAAAAGQRAIIDLGDGTHIVLAPSSHLRMSMPVRGTGLREAVLDGEAMFTVAHDTARPFVVRSRYGNTVDIGTAFAVRAYSNEPYRVSVREGQVALDQLTPKDSNRRSRMTSGVVLDASAPVLVAGDVATRSNDGRITIAHAQDVAQMLDWTSGRLTFDHEPFAELVPDLERWYGVDIHIESPVLRTRTVTGQFDTESKTEAFNALGRVLGARHRVDGRRVTFYVR, from the coding sequence ATGACGCGGTCCAAGGACTTCGACGCGGCGATGGCCGCGCGCTATCTGTCTGGTGAATCGACGCCGGCCGAATCGGCGCTCGTGGACGCGTGGATCGCGAGCGATCCGGGGAAGCGTGCTGAATTCGACGAGATTCGTCGAGCATGGAGTGCGTCATTCCCTCTTGAACGATCGATCGACGTGGATGAGGCGTGGGCACGCACGGCCGCGCGCATGCATCGATCGGAACGGGCCACGCCGGCTCCGGCTCACGCCGAACACGCACTGGTCCTGCACACCGCGCCGGTGCGCTCCGACGCGTTTGCAGATGAGAAACCCCGCAGGAGCCGGAGACCGTACAGCGGTGTCTTTCGGCTCACGCATGCAGATAGATCCATTGGACTCCGAGCCGCGGCTGCTGCAGTCGTACTGGCCGGTGCCGGCGTCGCTTACGTGCAGCTTGCTGCACGCTTGCGTGACCGTGACGTTCCGGCACGAACGACTCGCGAATTCGCCGCCGCAGCTGGACAGCGCGCCATCATAGATCTTGGTGATGGAACGCACATCGTTCTGGCGCCGTCGAGCCATCTCAGGATGTCGATGCCGGTCCGCGGAACCGGTCTGCGTGAGGCGGTGCTCGACGGCGAAGCGATGTTCACCGTGGCGCACGATACGGCGCGGCCGTTCGTGGTACGCTCGCGATATGGAAACACAGTCGACATCGGAACTGCCTTCGCAGTGCGGGCATACTCCAACGAGCCTTATCGTGTGTCAGTGCGCGAAGGGCAGGTCGCACTCGATCAGTTGACGCCCAAAGACTCGAATCGGCGCTCGCGCATGACGAGCGGCGTTGTGCTCGACGCCAGCGCACCGGTTCTTGTAGCGGGCGACGTTGCCACACGTAGCAACGACGGACGGATTACGATCGCGCATGCCCAGGACGTCGCGCAGATGCTCGACTGGACGAGCGGGCGACTGACTTTCGACCATGAGCCGTTTGCGGAATTGGTCCCGGATCTCGAGCGATGGTACGGCGTGGACATTCACATCGAGAGTCCTGTGCTTCGGACGAGGACTGTCACCGGACAGTTCGACACGGAATCCAAAACCGAAGCCTTCAACGCTCTGGGCCGTGTCCTCGGCGCGAGGCACAGAGTGGATGGCAGGCGAGTGACGTTTTACGTGCGTTGA
- a CDS encoding RNA polymerase sigma-70 factor translates to MRASWARRPSPASGTPDRRASAIVSQDLELVRRVRLGDEGAFEQIFRAYYARLVSFARTGIDSQDLAEETVQEVFLHIWMRRETWVVERSLAAYMFRAVRNRISNARRSLRLETSYNADIARETDGGLDVSGDGRLHEAEIEAALAKALALLPDRARQVFLLSRRQHLTYAEIAEVIGISVKTVEMHMARALSQLRLALSEWRQP, encoded by the coding sequence ATGCGAGCGAGCTGGGCAAGACGTCCGTCACCCGCGTCCGGTACGCCGGACCGGCGCGCATCCGCGATTGTCTCCCAGGATCTGGAGCTCGTGCGGCGTGTTCGTCTTGGGGATGAAGGAGCATTCGAGCAGATCTTCCGCGCGTATTACGCGCGGCTCGTCTCCTTTGCGCGCACAGGCATCGACTCGCAGGATCTCGCAGAAGAAACGGTGCAGGAAGTGTTTCTGCATATATGGATGCGGAGAGAAACATGGGTCGTCGAGCGATCGCTCGCGGCGTACATGTTCCGCGCAGTGCGGAACAGAATCTCGAATGCGCGGCGCTCGCTCAGACTCGAGACGTCCTACAACGCCGATATCGCGCGCGAAACCGACGGCGGACTGGATGTGTCGGGCGACGGGCGACTGCACGAAGCCGAAATCGAGGCGGCGCTGGCCAAGGCGCTTGCGTTGCTGCCCGATCGGGCGCGCCAGGTCTTTCTCCTGAGCCGGCGCCAGCATCTGACCTATGCCGAGATCGCCGAGGTGATCGGCATCAGCGTCAAGACGGTGGAGATGCACATGGCCAGAGCGCTCTCTCAGCTCCGGCTCGCCCTCAGCGAGTGGCGCCAGCCGTAG
- a CDS encoding ornithine cyclodeaminase family protein translates to MTLASTPSATRSATPPATLLLNRSDVMSLLTLPECTDAVEAAFLAHATGRSLAPGLLHIESIGGEFHVKAGGVMMDKQSYFALKANGGFFGNAASNGLPNILGIIYLADGSNGFPLAIMDSLYITALRTGAATAIAARYLARDDASTATICGAGRQGRIQLRALCNTVALKNAFIWSRNQDHAAAAASELSSELGISVKPAGSLPIALEQSDVVVTCTPSRQPIIQRSWIAPGTFVAAVGADSPDKQELDPEIMGGATVFTDITEQCAHVGELHHALDRRIVTVANVKAELGDLISGRSSGRSSHDEITIFDSTGTALQDAAAAALTYEKAIAGGRGTMMDFFR, encoded by the coding sequence ATGACTCTTGCATCAACACCTTCGGCAACACGCTCGGCAACACCGCCAGCAACACTTCTGCTCAACAGGAGCGACGTCATGTCGCTCCTCACACTGCCCGAATGCACCGATGCAGTAGAGGCCGCATTTCTTGCGCATGCGACCGGACGGTCACTGGCGCCCGGCCTCCTGCACATCGAATCGATTGGCGGTGAGTTTCATGTGAAGGCCGGTGGCGTGATGATGGATAAGCAAAGCTATTTCGCGCTGAAGGCGAACGGAGGCTTCTTCGGCAACGCAGCCAGCAACGGTCTTCCCAATATTCTCGGCATCATCTACCTGGCCGATGGATCCAATGGCTTCCCGCTGGCAATCATGGATTCGCTCTACATCACTGCGCTCCGCACTGGCGCCGCGACAGCGATTGCCGCCCGATATCTTGCACGCGACGATGCGAGCACCGCTACCATCTGCGGCGCCGGACGGCAGGGACGAATTCAACTACGAGCGCTGTGCAACACAGTGGCGTTGAAGAACGCGTTCATCTGGAGCCGGAATCAGGATCACGCCGCCGCTGCAGCGTCGGAGTTGTCGTCAGAACTGGGAATATCGGTCAAGCCCGCGGGGTCGCTTCCGATCGCGCTCGAGCAGAGCGACGTAGTGGTGACCTGCACGCCCAGCAGACAACCGATAATCCAGCGATCGTGGATTGCGCCGGGCACGTTCGTGGCCGCCGTAGGCGCGGATAGTCCGGACAAACAGGAACTGGACCCGGAAATCATGGGCGGCGCTACTGTCTTCACCGACATCACCGAGCAGTGCGCGCACGTCGGCGAGCTGCATCACGCGCTGGATCGCCGCATCGTGACTGTTGCGAATGTCAAAGCCGAGCTGGGTGATCTCATCTCTGGTCGGTCGAGTGGACGTTCGTCGCACGACGAGATAACGATTTTTGATTCGACCGGCACCGCACTCCAGGATGCAGCGGCGGCAGCACTGACCTACGAAAAGGCAATTGCAGGCGGTCGCGGCACCATGATGGACTTCTTCCGCTAG
- a CDS encoding MFS transporter: MSKTFQSLGNRNFRLFFIGQSISNSGNWLTSIALTLLVLRLTGSGIAVGWLAACQYGPILLLSPWGGAFADRSDKRLLLFMTQGLEMAQSIGLAILAFQPHPSWIALYTLAIAGGVVLSLDNPLRRSFVTEMVPEEHRQNAVVLYSMIVNLSRIFGPALAGLLVTTLGYGWCFTVDAVTYLAVIACLAMMRSSELLRVPPHPRRPGEVREGLRYLRSIPALWITYAMLAAIGSLAYNFNVTLPLFVTRALHGSDAEFTMVYSILSVGSLAGAFWVARRGRVSVQHAIVGAAALGVTLLGLATTPNVRIALPVAFAVGIASILYTTSTTALVQVRARPDMHGRLLAIQTMFLVGSSAVGGPISGWIADAFGTRALIAMGGVVCVIASALGYVAARGTP, encoded by the coding sequence ATGTCCAAGACCTTTCAGTCGCTCGGCAACCGCAACTTTCGTCTGTTCTTCATCGGGCAGTCCATCTCGAACAGCGGCAACTGGCTGACGAGCATCGCGCTGACCCTGCTCGTGCTGCGGCTGACGGGGAGTGGAATTGCCGTCGGCTGGCTCGCGGCATGTCAGTACGGGCCGATTCTGCTGCTTTCTCCCTGGGGTGGCGCGTTCGCGGACCGTTCGGACAAGCGTCTGCTCCTCTTCATGACGCAGGGGCTGGAGATGGCGCAGTCGATCGGGCTCGCCATTCTCGCCTTCCAACCGCATCCGTCGTGGATCGCATTGTACACGCTCGCGATCGCGGGCGGAGTGGTGCTCTCGCTCGACAATCCACTGCGCCGCTCCTTCGTGACGGAGATGGTGCCGGAAGAGCACCGGCAGAACGCGGTGGTCCTGTACAGCATGATCGTCAACCTGTCGCGAATATTTGGCCCGGCGCTCGCAGGGCTGCTCGTGACGACACTGGGCTACGGCTGGTGTTTCACCGTGGATGCGGTGACGTACCTCGCGGTGATCGCCTGTCTTGCGATGATGCGTTCCTCGGAGTTGCTGCGCGTGCCGCCGCATCCGAGACGCCCGGGAGAAGTGCGCGAAGGGCTTCGCTACCTGCGCTCGATCCCGGCGCTCTGGATCACCTACGCGATGCTTGCAGCGATCGGATCACTCGCCTACAACTTCAACGTGACGCTGCCGCTCTTCGTGACACGCGCGCTGCACGGAAGCGACGCGGAGTTCACGATGGTCTACTCGATTCTCAGTGTCGGGAGTCTCGCGGGCGCGTTCTGGGTGGCGCGTCGGGGCCGAGTGTCGGTGCAACATGCGATCGTCGGCGCAGCGGCGCTCGGCGTCACCCTGCTCGGGCTCGCCACGACTCCGAACGTCCGGATCGCCTTGCCGGTGGCGTTCGCTGTTGGAATCGCGAGCATTCTCTATACGACTTCGACGACCGCGCTGGTGCAGGTGCGCGCGCGGCCGGACATGCATGGTCGGCTGCTCGCGATTCAGACCATGTTTCTCGTCGGGAGCTCCGCGGTCGGCGGTCCGATCTCGGGCTGGATAGCCGATGCGTTCGGGACGCGCGCGCTGATCGCCATGGGAGGCGTGGTGTGCGTCATTGCGTCTGCGCTGGGCTACGTCGCCGCGCGCGGGACACCGTGA